Part of the Triticum aestivum cultivar Chinese Spring chromosome 4D, IWGSC CS RefSeq v2.1, whole genome shotgun sequence genome is shown below.
ttaATTGAAGGCGTAGTGCTAATGAGGTTGTTCACTAGATCGAGGGAATTTGCTGCTCATTCTATCTATCGTCATCGTCTCCCTGGTCGTATCCAGAGTCTGTAAACTCTGATTGTTTGCGAATAAAAAATTGTTTATGAACGCGGTGTTTTGGCTCCTAGATGCATATGCATCCATTGTCACATTTTAAAATGTtaaaaaattcggaacaaaaatcccacGAGTTTATCCGGACATTCTATGTCCATGCACAAAGTTTCGGTGAAAAATgacattttttgtggcttgtgtaaaaaaatgaagaaatgcaaaatgaATAGTTGTAATGAAGCACCAGAAATtgtttttttacacaagccacaaaaaaacTCGTTTTTCATCGAAAACTTTGTGCACGCACATAGATGTCCGGATATACACACGGAATTTTTGTTCAGAATTTTCAACTTTTTAAAATGTGTATTTATACAATGGATGCATGCATATGCACCTAGAAACCATTGCCAATTTCCCATTGTTTGAATAAATGAGAtcttcaaaaaaaaagaaaggatGCCGGTCCGCTCATGCCTTTTGGCAATGTATACAGAGAAAAGTATATATTTACTCTCTCAAGTTATCAAAAACATAGTTTGATCCCTTTAAGATTTTTTCTAGATATTTGGTCCTTTAAGTCTCTTCTAAAACCAAGTTTTGAGCATGTAGAGCGGGTTTGATCACGTTGAACCAGGTTTGactgatgaacagtaaattcagaaAAATAGTAAACAAATTCTGAAACATCTAAAATTTTGTGGCATCAAGATGCTTAGGTGTGCTAGGTGTGAGAGAATAGAAAAAACAAATATTGGCAAAAAAGGTAAAATTGTTTTTTTTTAAAGCTCCTCGGATGTTATTTGAACACGCACTTAGAACACCCAAGCATCTTGattgtcatgattttttttaaattgctattttttttcatATTTCTTATTCACCGGTCAAGCCTGATCAACGTGGTCAAACCCGGCCAACAAGCTCAAAATGAGATTTTACTCCAAACTTATCCTGTTTTGAGACTTGCAGAACAAAATGTctgaaataaaatatttaggatcaAGTCTATACTTAAACTTGATGGACAAAAACATACTTCTCTCATCTataaatacttcctccgttcctaaatataagtctttctaaagatttcaaaaggaactacatacagaacaaaatgagtgaagctacattttaaaatatgtctatgtacatTCGTATGTAGTTTCTATTATAATCTCTAGAAAGAgagatatttaggaacggagggagtaggagtaGTTTACATCATCAATAAATAACACTGTTTCCATAAAAATCTCTACTCAGAAATCGCGCTATCTCGATCTCTAAAATCTTCATAGTTCTACATTACATGCCTTTCCGAACCTGTAAAGAATGCCTACTCGAATCGGGAGAAAGTAACTACCACTTCTATCAAAAAATCGTATACATATTACAAAAAAATCATATATATATTTGCAAGTGATCTAAGCTAGTTAATAGGTGGTGTGTAAAGCTAATTAGAAGGGTGCGGTAGCAACATCTCGTTCCTCGGCGGTGCGTCCGTACTGGTGGTGGCAGCAGATACCGTCATCGTCAAGAAACGCGTATGGATTGAACATGTCATAGTCATCATCACCCTGGTCGTCGTCCTCGTCGGAGTCGGCCATGGAATCCCTCCTGACGCCCAGCACCGGCTTGAGACCCTGCAGCACGCAGAAGCTCCATAATTACCAGCTGGTTCGTCGATCACAAAACTGAGACAGAAACCGGCGATCGACGATGAACTAATTGCTGGTCATCTATACACGTACCTCGGTGAAGATCCGGACGGCGTCCTCGAAGGAGTGCGTTCTCAGGACGTACAGCGCCGCCTCCTGCAGAAGTGGATAATAGTACATCTCAGAGAATGGTCTTAACAGATTGAGGAAGATGGAGAGCTGAGCTAGCCTCGGTGGCGGTGCCTCACCCTCGCGTACTTGAGCTCGTGGAGGGACAGCGCCTTGGGCTCCCACTCCATGGACGCCATGCTCCCCGCGGCGCCGGCGTCGGGCCTCATCAATCTTAGCTTCGCCGGACGTGGAGTACGAAACGTGTGATGCGTAGGCCGGCCTCCTCGATCGCTTGCAGATGAGAAAAAATGCGTGTATGTCCACGGCTTCGTGGTAGGTCTCGGTGCGTGGTGAAGGAGAGAACGGAGTTCCCCTGCTGTTCGCTATTTATAGCATGATGATTGAGGCGTCGGCCGGACGAAGAGAAAGTACGCACGAACTCCATACGTGTCGACCGCGGAGGCGCACACGTGCGTCGTGGGGGGTGTCGTGACACGCGTGGAGAAACGGGGATGGAGAGCAATCACCGTGTCGTAGTCGCCGACCCTCATAGCATGGTTAATAGTGTAGCGGGCTGCTCGCTATAAAACAGTGCCATGTCATTTATAGCCCATTTTATAGTCAATATATATAATATTAAATTAAAAAAGTATACTACTTTTTTGTTATGTGGCCCATATTTCATTCTCA
Proteins encoded:
- the LOC123099680 gene encoding uncharacterized protein, with translation MRPDAGAAGSMASMEWEPKALSLHELKYAREAALYVLRTHSFEDAVRIFTEGLKPVLGVRRDSMADSDEDDDQGDDDYDMFNPYAFLDDDGICCHHQYGRTAEERDVATAPF